Proteins from a genomic interval of Chroococcidiopsis thermalis PCC 7203:
- a CDS encoding DUF3226 domain-containing protein, protein MYQKIGQNPKSLAKARIHAWLSAQIEPDKRLGQAAQAGYLPWNSPEFDRLKQFFLSL, encoded by the coding sequence ATATATCAAAAAATAGGACAAAATCCTAAAAGTCTTGCAAAAGCACGAATACATGCATGGTTATCGGCACAAATTGAACCAGACAAACGTTTAGGACAAGCAGCACAAGCTGGTTATTTACCTTGGAATAGTCCAGAATTCGATCGCTTAAAGCAGTTTTTCTTGTCTCTTTGA